One Miscanthus floridulus cultivar M001 chromosome 11, ASM1932011v1, whole genome shotgun sequence DNA window includes the following coding sequences:
- the LOC136492309 gene encoding uncharacterized protein, with the protein MDFVEGFPCVGGKSMILTVEHFIALSHPYSASSVARAFFDNIVRLHGFPCSIVSDTDTVFTSNFWEELFKLAGVTLLCSSAFHPQTDEQSEVTGVLLRLHHCIAVGITLAASSKLGPRFFGPYQIVERLGAVAYRQRLPPKARIHDVFHVALLKKYEGDPLEAIVPLPSTLHGRVIPTPAAVVRARLNRGRWQLLVHWEGRTAADSTWEDIDDFKERYPAFQLADELFVGEEGSVIDAFTDKSLIIFS; encoded by the exons ATGGACTTTGTTGAGGGCTTTCCATGTGTGGGCGGCAAGTCCATGATTCTTACTGTGGAGCATTTCATCGCCCTGAGTCACCCCTACTCAGCTAGCTCCGTCGCTCGTGCCTTCTTCGACAACATTGTGCGGCTGCatggatttccatgttctattgTGAGTGATACGGATACTGTTTTCActagcaatttttgggaggagcTTTTCAAGCTGGCTGGTGTGACCTTACTATGTAGTTCTGCATTTCATCCACAGACAGATGAGCAATCTGAG GTGACTGGGGTGCTGCTCCGCCTTCATCACTGCATAGCTGTTGGTATTACTCTGGCGGCCTCTTCCAAGCTAGGGCCGCGGTTCTTTGGACCCTATCAGATTGTTGAGCGCTTGGGCGCCGTGGCTTATCGTCAGCGTCTTCCGCCGAAGGCTCGTATTCATGATGTCTTTCATGTGGCGCTCCTAAAGAAGTATGAAGGGGACCCTCTAGAAGCCATTGTTCCTCTTCCATCCACGCTTCATGGGCGTGTCATTCCTACTCCGGCTGCAGTGGTGCGTGCTCGCTTGAACCGGGGTCGCTGGCAACTCCTTGTTCATTGGGAAGGGCGGACTGCGGCTGATTCTACTTGGGAAGATATTGATGACTTCAAGGAGCGCTATCCAGCATTCCAGCTCGCGGACGAGCTGTTTGTTGGGGAGGAGGGAAGTGTTATAGACGCCTTT ACTGACAAGTCCTTGATAATATTCAGTTAA
- the LOC136491381 gene encoding pentatricopeptide repeat-containing protein At3g22150, chloroplastic, with translation MRKLRAAMPLREGEDRVTATRQRHRLMSPAPRCAVSLPPSPTNASATSTSGGGGGVKAQRHPTSSQVRRLCKQGHLDGARRLLLDALPRPPPPLLYNTLLIAYVARALPEHALRLYALLNHAARPAPRSDHYTYSCALTACARTRRLRLGKSVHAHLLRRARALADTAVLRNSLLNLYASCVRYRGGGGVDVVRRLFDAMPKRNAVSWNTLFGWFVKTGRPQEALELFARMLEDGIKSTPVSFVNVFPAAAKEDPSWSLVLYGLLVKHGMEYVNDLFVVSSAIGMFSELGDVQSAWRVFEYTAKKNTEVWNTMITGYVQNGKFAEAMDLVIRLMGSKEVPMDVVTFLSALTAASQSQDGRLGQQLHGYLIKGMHATLPVILGNALVVTYSRCGNVQTAFELFDRLPEKDIVSWNTMVTAFVQNDFDLEGLLLVYQMQKSGFAADSVTLTAVLSAASNTGDLQIGKQAHGYLVRHGIEDEGLESYLIDMYAKSGRIEIAQRVFDDYGNVKRDEVTWNAMIAGYTQSGQPEKAILAFRAMLEASLEPTSVTLASVLPACDPLGGGLCVGKQIHCFALRRCLDTNVFVGTALVDMYSKCGEISTAEHVFAVITEKSTVSYTTMISGLGQHGFGERALSLFYSMQEKGLKPDGVTFLAAISACNYSGLVDEGLALYRSMETFGVAVTPQHRCCIVDMLAKAGRVEEAYEFVQELGEEGNFISIWGSLLVSCKAQDKQELVNLVTERLLCFEKKYGHAGYNVLLSHIFAAEGNWSSADSLRKEMRLRGLRKMAGSSWIKVQDAALQSSPKNGHEYSLLHGVDYSRDEII, from the coding sequence ATGCGGAAGCTCCGAGCTGCCATGCCACTGCGAGAGGGAGAGGACAGAGTCACCGCAACGCGCCAGCGCCACCGTCTGATGTCTCCTGCTCCCCGCTGCGCCGTCTCGCTCCCTCCGTCTCCTACTAATGCCTCCGCTACCAGCAccagcggcggcgggggcggggtgAAGGCGCAGCGCCACCCGACGTCGTCGCAGGTGAGGCGGCTGTGCAAACAGGGCCACCTGGACGGCGCGCGGCGGCTGCTCCTCGACGCGctcccgcgcccgccgccgccgctgctctacAACACGCTCCTCATCGCCTACGTGGCCCGCGCCCTCCCGGAACACGCGCTGCGGCTCTACGCGCTCCTCAACCACGCCGCGCGCCCCGCGCCACGCTCCGACCACTACACCTACTCCTGCGCGCTCACCGCCTGTGCCCGcacccgccgcctccgcctcgggAAATCCGTCCACGCGCACCTCCTCCGCCGCGCGCGCGCGCTGGCCGACACCGCGGTGCTCCGCAACTCGCTCCTCAACCTCTACGCCTCCTGCGTGCGGtaccgaggcggcggcggcgtcgacgtCGTCCGCAGGCTGTTCGACGCGATGCCCAAGCGGAACGCGGTTTCCTGGAACACACTGTTCGGTTGGTTCGTCAAGACCGGACGTCCCCAGGAAGCTCTGGAGTTGTTCGCGCGTATGCTGGAGGATGGCATCAAGTCCACGCCAGTCAGCTTCGTCAATGTCTTCCCCGCGGCGGCCAAGGAAGATCCCAGCTGGTCCTTGGTGCTCTACGGCCTCCTTGTGAAGCATGGGATGGAATATGTCAATGATCTCTTTGTTGTCAGCTCGGCCATCGGGATGTTCTCTGAACTCGGGGACGTGCAGTCAGCTTGGAGGGTGTTTGAGTACACTGCCAAGAAGAACACCGAGGTTTGGAACACGATGATCACTGGGTATGTGCAGAATGGGAAATTTGCTGAAGCTATGGATCTCGTTATCCGGTTAATGGGGTCTAAAGAGGTTCCAATGGATGTCGTGACCTTCTTGTCAGCACTCACGGCTGCATCACAGTCCCAGGATGGCAGGTTGGGTCAGCAGCTGCATGGCTACTTGATCAAAGGAATGCACGCCACTTTGCCAGTGATACTTGGTAATGCACTTGTTGTAACGTACTCGAGATGTGGCAATGTCCAAACTGCCTTTGAGCTCTTTGACCGCTTACCAGAGAAGGACATTGTTTCTTGGAACACCATGGTCACTGCTTTTGTGCAGAACGATTTTGATTTGGAAGGCCTGTTGCTCGTTTATCAGATGCAAAAATCAGGGTTTGCAGCTGATTCAGTGACACTGACTGCAGTTCTCTCTGCTGCGTCCAATACAGGAGACCTTCAGATTGGTAAACAAGCCCACGGTTATCTCGTAAGGCATGGCATTGAGGATGAGGGCTTGGAGAGCTATCTGATTGACATGTATGCCAAGTCCGGTCGCATAGAAATAGCTCAGAGAGTATTTGACGACTATGGTAATGTCAAAAGAGATGAAGTCACCTGGAATGCCATGATAGCAGGGTACACACAGAGTGGGCAGCCTGAAAAAGCAATCTTGGCATTCCGGGCAATGCTTGAGGCAAGTCTTGAACCTACTTCAGTGACACTTGCCTCGGTGCTCCCTGCATGTGATCCTCTAGGAGGAGGTTTATGTGTAGGGAAGCAGATCCATTGTTTTGCTTTGCGCCGTTGTTTGGACACCAATGTCTTCGTAGGTACAGCTCTTGTTGACATGTACTCCAAGTGTGGCGAGATTTCTACTGCAGAACATGTCTTTGCTGTTATTACTGAAAAGAGCACTGTCTCCTATACAACAATGATTTCTGGTCTTGGTCAGCATGGTTTTGGCGAAAGAGCATTGTCCCTTTTCTACTCAATGCAAGAGAAGGGGCTAAAACCTGATGGTGTGACCTTCTTGGCAGCAATTTCAGCATGTAATTACTCTGGGCTGGTTGATGAAGGGCTTGCTCTGTACAGGTCAATGGAAACTTTTGGGGTTGCAGTTACTCCTCAGCACCGTTGCTGCATTGTGGACATGTTAGCTAAAGCCGGCAGAGTGGAGGAAGCTTATGAATTTGTGCAGGAGCTGGGGGAGGAGGGTAACTTCATTTCTATCTGGGGATCACTGCTCGTGTCCTGCAAAGCACAGGACAAGCAGGAATTGGTGAATTTGGTGACAGAGAGATTGCTTTGCTTTGAGAAGAAGTATGGCCATGCTGGTTACAACGTTTTGTTGTCACATATTTTTGCTGCTGAGGGCAACTGGAGTAGTGCTGATAGCTTGAGGAAGGAGATGAGGTTGAGAGGGTTGCGGAAGATGGCAGGTTCTAGTTGGATTAAAGTCCAGGATGCAGCATTACAAAGCTCCCCTAAAAATGGCCATGAATACTCATTGCTGCATGGGGTTGATTACAGTAGAGATGAAATCATCTGA